The Limnochordia bacterium genome contains a region encoding:
- a CDS encoding DNRLRE domain-containing protein, which translates to MDDRPPNGIRWGEPKEEWGLGGWEKGLLVLFLVFVCVGGVYTMNTDQLSVKAIAAENNVVIDFATDLPNWEIDLHQWNVTLHTESVAGEEHTMLKTEKTQVTSQTPFAVRSISPRKGIVAVNLKMKAAQTGAHGRMDFHSSGGERLGVIYFLANGNISWDSTERTIIQPYEPNVWYEVCLIFNLNAGFVEIHIDGDFRRQLNLENPAEDLGQILLGTYKNSVGIFYYDGIAFSGNIMEEDDTEELDQLWLRYDQIEDEALLKYYDVYTSQIVIGGVSAITDAAKQELQRGLGGLLGAPRSCLEEITEDGAIVIGTQDSPLISAFGWNQELALLGDDGFLIRTATVDEQNVTVIASSTDRGVLYGTFRFLSLIQQQEPIDNLSIMERPRNQLRLLNHWDNWNGTIERGYAGLSLWQLNQPYDEADARLIDYARANASMGINGVVINNVNADVEFIKSQTLLQIATLADLFRAYGIRVYLSVRFDSPILLGGLGTSDPVDEEAVRWWEEKVAEIYSYVPDFGGFLVKGDSEGQPGPLRYGRNHAEGANMLAGTLAPYGGVLIWRAFVYGISGLSEDRVKQAYEVFQPLDGEFADNVILQVKNGPLDFQVREPVSPLIGGMPRSNVGIELQITQEYTGHSTHLCWLAPQWKEIISFDTHAQGTGSTVDLVVDGSLFNQRLSLVAGVANTGSSPNWTGHYLAQANWYAFGRLAWDPGLAAEDIADEWVKMTYGTDGEVVKTIRNMLLDSWGIYESYTAPLGIGLLHDAGPHYDPKPEIRTGFHRADTQAVGFDRTRRGSRFVDQYYPVVASMYNNLDTCPEELLLWFHRVPYTYRLGNGKTVIQHLYDSCYDGVAKVQWLIEGWKSLAGKVEQRRYDAVLQSLYKQQEHAWLWCNTLVWYFCKLSGIGDVHGRTNLVELMDLVNQGKVILQTASIGVEPGDYTQAGRDNLANALRNVEASLSHKEVPSDGLFEIITYLKGALYDFRNSIVAGENSVILHPSHDTYIRGGQHAGINHDLESELQVKFEFGKPSMTRIAFLEFEPDGKPVKQATLRLYAEFVDTLPSRSITVYGVEVDGWEILGLTWDTVPGNRGIQLGSFNVTRSDVWYELDVTEYMLNHPGKVVFRIESTTSHDKAAVFFTSKEALCNNPQLILAH; encoded by the coding sequence TTGGATGATAGACCACCGAATGGAATAAGGTGGGGAGAACCGAAGGAGGAATGGGGTTTGGGCGGATGGGAGAAGGGACTACTGGTCTTGTTTCTTGTGTTTGTTTGTGTAGGTGGTGTTTATACTATGAATACTGATCAACTTAGCGTAAAGGCTATTGCGGCTGAAAACAACGTGGTAATTGACTTTGCCACCGACTTACCTAATTGGGAAATCGATTTACATCAGTGGAATGTGACCTTACATACGGAAAGCGTTGCCGGTGAAGAACACACTATGCTTAAGACGGAAAAAACACAAGTTACGTCGCAGACCCCCTTTGCGGTGAGAAGCATATCTCCAAGGAAGGGGATCGTTGCCGTCAACCTCAAGATGAAGGCTGCACAGACCGGGGCCCATGGTCGCATGGATTTTCATAGCAGTGGTGGTGAAAGACTAGGGGTCATTTACTTTCTGGCGAACGGCAATATTAGTTGGGACTCGACGGAACGAACAATCATCCAGCCCTATGAACCTAACGTATGGTACGAGGTCTGTCTCATCTTTAATCTAAACGCAGGGTTTGTCGAGATACATATTGATGGTGATTTCAGAAGACAGCTGAATCTGGAGAACCCCGCAGAGGACCTGGGACAAATACTCCTGGGAACATACAAGAACTCGGTGGGCATCTTCTATTACGATGGTATTGCCTTTAGTGGAAACATAATGGAGGAGGATGATACCGAAGAGCTTGATCAGCTATGGTTGCGGTATGATCAGATAGAGGATGAGGCCTTACTAAAGTACTACGATGTTTACACCAGCCAGATTGTCATAGGTGGAGTATCTGCAATTACTGACGCGGCTAAACAAGAATTACAGCGGGGGCTGGGAGGTCTGTTGGGTGCACCTAGATCCTGCCTAGAGGAGATCACCGAAGATGGAGCGATCGTTATAGGTACACAGGACTCACCACTTATCTCCGCCTTTGGGTGGAATCAGGAACTTGCGTTGCTAGGCGATGACGGTTTTCTGATTAGAACCGCTACCGTGGATGAGCAAAACGTTACTGTCATCGCCTCATCCACAGACCGCGGTGTACTATATGGGACCTTTCGCTTTTTGAGCCTGATTCAACAGCAAGAGCCAATTGATAACCTAAGCATCATGGAAAGACCAAGAAACCAGTTGAGACTCTTAAACCATTGGGATAATTGGAATGGAACGATTGAGCGGGGGTATGCGGGACTCTCCCTATGGCAGCTGAATCAACCATACGATGAAGCAGATGCACGACTCATTGACTACGCGCGAGCCAATGCTTCCATGGGTATTAACGGGGTAGTGATCAACAACGTGAATGCTGACGTGGAGTTCATTAAGTCCCAAACATTGCTGCAAATCGCTACCTTGGCGGATCTGTTTAGAGCATATGGAATAAGGGTATACCTAAGTGTTAGGTTTGATAGCCCCATCCTTCTTGGTGGTCTTGGAACTTCCGATCCCGTGGATGAGGAGGCAGTTCGGTGGTGGGAGGAGAAAGTTGCCGAGATATATAGCTATGTCCCAGATTTTGGTGGTTTCTTGGTGAAAGGTGACTCAGAAGGGCAGCCGGGTCCCTTGAGATATGGCCGTAACCATGCCGAAGGTGCCAATATGTTAGCCGGTACACTAGCACCCTATGGCGGTGTTCTTATTTGGAGAGCCTTCGTCTATGGGATCAGTGGGTTATCCGAGGATAGGGTTAAGCAAGCCTATGAAGTCTTCCAACCCCTGGACGGGGAGTTTGCAGATAATGTGATCCTGCAGGTCAAAAACGGTCCCTTGGATTTCCAGGTAAGAGAACCTGTATCGCCCCTAATCGGTGGAATGCCCCGTAGTAATGTGGGAATCGAACTGCAAATAACCCAAGAATATACCGGTCATTCCACCCATTTGTGCTGGCTTGCACCCCAGTGGAAAGAGATCATAAGCTTTGATACGCACGCTCAGGGCACAGGTTCCACCGTGGATCTGGTCGTCGATGGATCCCTATTTAACCAAAGGTTATCCCTTGTCGCGGGTGTAGCAAACACCGGTTCTAGTCCCAACTGGACCGGGCATTATCTAGCCCAGGCAAACTGGTATGCCTTCGGCCGATTGGCTTGGGATCCTGGCCTTGCTGCAGAAGATATCGCCGATGAGTGGGTTAAGATGACCTACGGAACTGATGGGGAAGTGGTCAAGACCATTAGGAATATGCTACTGGATTCCTGGGGCATTTATGAGAGCTATACAGCCCCACTGGGTATTGGTCTTCTGCACGATGCAGGTCCCCATTACGATCCAAAACCGGAAATAAGGACTGGTTTTCACAGGGCTGACACCCAAGCTGTTGGCTTTGATCGTACCCGTAGAGGCAGCAGGTTTGTGGATCAGTACTACCCGGTGGTTGCAAGTATGTACAACAATCTTGATACATGTCCTGAGGAATTGCTCCTGTGGTTTCATCGTGTACCTTATACCTACCGGTTAGGCAATGGGAAAACGGTAATCCAACATTTGTATGATTCATGTTACGACGGTGTTGCTAAGGTCCAATGGTTAATAGAAGGGTGGAAGAGTCTTGCGGGAAAAGTAGAACAACGACGATATGATGCCGTTTTGCAGAGCCTCTACAAGCAGCAGGAACACGCGTGGTTGTGGTGTAATACTCTAGTCTGGTATTTTTGTAAGTTATCAGGAATCGGTGATGTCCATGGTCGAACTAATCTTGTAGAGCTAATGGATCTGGTTAACCAGGGAAAGGTAATCCTACAGACAGCCAGTATTGGAGTCGAGCCCGGGGACTATACCCAAGCAGGCAGGGACAATTTGGCCAATGCGCTGAGGAACGTGGAGGCAAGTCTAAGTCACAAGGAAGTCCCTTCGGATGGACTCTTTGAGATCATTACCTACCTTAAGGGTGCATTGTATGATTTTAGAAACTCAATAGTTGCGGGAGAGAACAGCGTGATTCTACACCCCTCCCATGATACATACATCCGGGGTGGTCAGCATGCCGGTATAAACCACGATCTTGAGAGTGAACTTCAGGTCAAGTTCGAGTTCGGGAAACCATCCATGACCAGGATCGCTTTCTTAGAGTTTGAACCTGATGGGAAGCCGGTCAAACAAGCTACCCTCAGATTGTACGCCGAGTTTGTCGACACATTACCAAGCAGGAGCATTACTGTGTACGGCGTAGAGGTAGACGGATGGGAGATACTAGGGCTCACGTGGGATACCGTCCCGGGGAACAGGGGAATACAGTTAGGTAGTTTCAATGTGACCCGATCAGACGTATGGTACGAACTCGATGTAACTGAGTATATGCTCAATCACCCGGGGAAGGTAGTATTT